TTCATAGCAAACCGCTGCAACAATGTCGGGTTACTGAACTCTGGAGTATGTTTTCTGTATGCATTCAGCTTCCCCTTCATCCTGACCAGTCATGTGCATGTGCTGAAAAACACTTCaacagcatgatgctgccaccaccatgcaaAAGGTTAAGAACCACAGCTGATGAGCTGTGTCGATGGTTCCCAAACAAAGTGCTTGGAGTTCTGTCCCAAGAAATCTGATTTCTGTCTTGCAAGGCAgtttataatttttttcctcttgatcCCTGCCAAGTGTTTCTGAAACTCTGTTAGAGATCATTGGGCTCTTGGCCAGCTCCCTGACAAAGGTATCTCATTGTGGTACCAGACTGCCAACTCTAGGAATGGTCATGGTGGTTGCAAACATCTTGGGCCTAGGAACACTCAGAGCTTTAAATGATGGTTCATTAACTTCTAGGTTTACAGAGGGTAGACTTCATGTATTCAATTTCAGGGTTTCCACTCTTCATAAAATATCCAAACtccaaaacattaatttaacacagtgaacacacagacatggCGGTGGAATGGGAATCGAgtaatttgaaaatattttagcCACTTCAGATGTTTCTAATTTTAATCGTGCATGAGAACAGGCCTAAACATAGAGCCAGAGTCATAAAAGAGAATctacagaaaaagtaaaacaaggAATCTTACAACAGATGTTATAGCCTCCAAAAACCTTGAGATTATACTGTTGATGTGTGTTAGAAAACGTACCTGTAAATCTTTAAGGTAAGCGATTTCATTAGGTAGACATTCCAACTTGTTTTCCTCCAAGTCAAGTTCTCGTAACTTTCTCAAATTCCCAATACCATGCGGTAACTTCTTGAGAAGATTATTGGACAATATTAACACCTGTGAAGACAAGAATGTATTTCAAAATGACGAACAGATCTTCAGTAAAAGTCTGGCATTCTGAAATATATGTTACAAATGCAATTTTTCTCATGGACtgtattgtcttttatttgagaaaaaaatatggaaagttCAAGAAATGGACTTCCTTTTAAGCTTAGAAAACAAATATGACCTTTAGATACTGCAATAGCAACCTGAAATCATactatgtttgtgtgtataagACAAACCTCAAGGGAGACAAGTCCACAGACATCCTCTGGGATCTTAGTCAGCTGATTGGTGGCCAGGTTAAGCTCAACCATGGTAGTCCATGTGCCAAAATCCAACGGCAGAGATGTCAGCTGGTTGTCCTAAGGAAGTCAGTGACATGCCTTTATTAGCAACATGGCTGACAATCCAATGGGTcgacacaacaacagcacagctCAAGAAGCTGAACAGCTGACTGGAATATGGCAGAAATGTAGCATCAGAGGAAAATATTTTCTTAGGACACTGAAATACAAATAAGATACAAATACTTGCACATGCCTTACAAAAACATTGATACTTCAACACCCATGTTGTTCAGACAACTGGAAAACAAATATGACTAAACAGGTATTGTggaatttaacaaaataaactatATCCATTCTCACGGTTCCACCTCAGCCCTATTAAAATCGTACTATCGATAGCCAGGGCCACATTAGGGTAACaaagatgtattttttaatgtatttgcgtaattttagtttgtctttcatgtttttcaatGGATATATTTTAACACACCACTTTACTGTCTTGTGGCACCAGACTTACTATTTTTAAATAAGTACATTGTTCAGCTATTTTAAACATTCAGAAAAGTAATTATTAACCTGAGCCAATTTTACAGACAAGCATGCACATATACCTTCATGTTAAGCTTGCTCAACACTTTGGCCCTGGAGAATATCCCAAAGGGGATCTTGTTTATACGGTTGTGCTCCATGTTGAGGGAATAAATGGTGGAGAACTGGGACGGCCCACCCACAGGGTATGACTGGAAGCAGTTCCTCGCCAGCGTTAAACTTGTCAGGTTTACCAAACTTGACAGCAGGCCCTGACcaagcagagaaacagagacatgGCAGAAATCACATGATCTGGACAAGACTCTATTACTATAGGCTGTGTTATGTTTATGCTGGACGCACTAGTAGCCCCTAGACTGGGAGGAGTTTAACAATTTAGTAAGCATATACAGTCCAGTTTCCACAGATATATCTCAAATGCTATGATTATGTCGTAATTTATGGCTATGGCTTATGGCTTGCCCATATATGATCAATACATCTTAGAGCTGTGGCTTTCTTGCTACAGTCCTACGTGACAATGGAGTTGTCATTTTTGCACAACAGGAAACAGCAGATAGAGTACTGATTAATGCTGCAAATAACTCAAACATATTTGGACTGAAATTCATCTTCTACTTACCTCTGGCAACacagaaatgttgttgttttcaagaTTTAGCTCCTCCAGTTCTCGACATGTGGCTAATGATTTGGGAATAGCTGACAATCTATTGTATCTCAGACCTAAGCGATTTATGCTTGCAAGATTGCCTGAAATCACAAAAACAGGTACTGTCAAGAGTACAGTTTTTGAAAACTAGGGGGAATCACATTAGTAAAATAGAACTAATACATAGACAAAATCACCATAACTTTGCACTGGACTCTTGAAGAATATTGTTTTGACATATTCTACTCACCTATAGTCTCTGGGAGGTCCAAGAGCTCATTGTGCTGCAGGTCAAGGTTGGTTATCTGTGTGCAATTTCCAATCTCCTTCGGTAGGTGTTCCAATTGATTATGAGCAACATCGAGAGTAATTAGGCTGCATAGCTCCCCTGCAGAAAGCACAAAGAATGTAGAtattacatgaaaaaaatgagtCAAGCTGAGTTTATCCATGTTAAATAATCAAATTTAAAGCCATGGCTTCCAAACAGCTCAATGATAATCAGGATATGTAGCACTGCTGAATATGGACTCAGGGCTGGGGTTGGATAGTGACCATCAACACTAGGGTCTATAGGATGAGAATATATGTAGAATGTGTAGAAAACACATTGTGAGCTTTGGGTGGAAATTAACAAATGATATAGACCAGATATTTCCCAACACCTCCCACACTTTTCATTTGAATTCTTAGTCACTAAGAAAAAGACGTATTGTTCTTCCCAACTCTGAATTCAAAGCGTCTTTACATGAAGCTCTTACTCACCTATCTCTGCAGGTAGCTGTTTAATCTTGTTCTCTCGGATGCTAAGCATGGTGAGCTTGGATAGGTTTCGGATGTCCTTCTCCACAGTTGTGATGCGATTGAAGCGCAGGTACAGAGTGGTCAGAGACGTCAGTCGATAGACGACAGCTGGTATCTCTCTCAGCTTGTTGTGCCGGAGGTCGAGCATTCGAAGCATTTTCAGGCAGTCCAAGGAGTCAGGCAAACTGGTCAGAGAGTTCTCGCTGAGGGCCAGAGTGACCAGACCCGATAGGCAGCCCACCTCAGCTGGCAGGCTCTGCAGCTTGTTGCTGTATAGGTAGAGTTCAGCCAACTGCGTCAACTCCTTAATGGAGGTGGGCAGCATGTGAATGGACCGTTTGGATAGGTCCAGTCTCATTGAGTTCTCCTCCCGACATTTGTTGAGCTCTTTGATCACCTCTGCATTACTGGATTTCTTGCGTGTACCTGGTGCCGGGTTTGGCCGCTTTATCGTATTGTCAACAGAGAAGGCAACACCCGGTGTTGAGCTGCTAGtgtccttctttccttctttggCATCTTTCCCTTTGGTCTTAGCTTCTTTGCCCCCATCCTTGACTAGGCTCGCCAAAGCCTTGGCctccttttccctttctttACCCGCTGGACCACCTTTGGGGTCCTTTTCTTTTGAATCTTTTTCTTTACCTAAAGTACTACTCATGTCGACGTTATCGGGCCTCCTGCAGAGTTGCTCATGAGAGTCTCTCTTGTCAGGTTATTTATTCAGAATAAAAGGGACAACAACAGCCAAGGAGGCCTTTAAAGAAAACATCCCTGTGCAGGCCCACACATTTATGATCACCCTTCAAATAAAGGTTTTGTGAtccaaaggttttttttttttggatacttATGATACTTTGTTCCGTTGTTAAAATGCCATAGGAGAAAAAATCCTTTGAAGTAGCTGGATCTGGATCGTGGCATCCATGAGCCACATGCTTAAGTGTTTGAACTACATACAATCCCAGGACCTCCAGAGACAAGTTCTTTCAGGCTGCAAAGTTCACCAAGTTTTTTTATAATCCCTCTGTTGTGGCtgttgggagaaaaaaaaagaaattttgttcacattttcagtttcatgtttacattttaaaaacatttctgcagtTTGAATTTTTAACAACTGAGTTGCTccacatgaaaaagaaaacactttatCAGCTACAtgctaaattaattaaaatcttAATACTTTCTTAGAACTCAAATTATAAAACTCTGTAgtttaaatatttgctttttacagtttttacaaaaaagaaaacacgctgtactgaaaagaaaacaagcgaCAAAACTAAATTTTATCAAGATGAGTGTCTCCTCAACATTCagtaaatgtgaaatatgatATGTTTGACTAAGCCATATCCATTATGTTGGCATGTCAAAAGTGTGGTTGGGGATCTGGGGTGTCCTCGTTATCAAAGTAACATGGCCAATTGTCAGACAGACAAGAGCATATTGTCCAACGAACTGAACAGGATACTGGTCGTATTGGAACAAAAATCATGTCTCTGAAAAGTTGTTATGTTGGCAACATTGAATCAACATAAATTTTGTTGTCTTACTCCATTTATTGTTTGAAAACATACatcttgaaaatgaaatatacCACACAGCACTATTATCGCTCTACCTATTGATGAGAGGCACCTATAATGAAGAGATTCTTCACTGACAAAAATGTTTGGTGAATAAAGCAATTTTTTGACTGTACTATCAATataacaaatgtttttacaaGATCACCTAGAGTATCTGAACTGATCTAAGCACGTTttgataaaaagtaaaattcagttcattcagacccTTTCATTGTTTGCACGGGAAGACAACACTCAAAAACTCCCCACATTGTTCTACACAGTGATGCCACACAGTTCCAAAtactaaaaacacacagaggaacacaTCATTATCAATGTATCCACCATGTGCATATTTTACTGACAGTTTAGTCTGCTGAAAAGAAAGCCTTGCTTCCTCACCAAGCTCACGCTTACGTCCTTATCTCAGCAGATACGTTACAAACTAATATTCAGGTGGCTCATCTTTGTGTACATCTCCTGGTACATGAGCAGCAATAAAACATAAGAGACCCTGTATATTTCAACAGGTTTGGTTGTATGTCACTACGAATGAGACATATAAGATATGTGGTGCCGCATGTATTCTGCCACCCTGAGGAAACCTGCGTAATAAATGAAGCACAACCTCACATCAACTTACTCCTTCCAAGCAAACATGGTCCAGCAAGAGATGATATCACTGTAAATCTACAACCCCACCTAAGCATGAACTGAGCTACTTATCATCCTCGTCGAAACATGTAGAGCAACAATcataaagaatacttatttctCAAAGAAACccagacaaaacacactgtCCTTTGGACCCTTATatgacaaatgtgtgtgttggcttgctttggctttgtcTCTGTTGCTGTTGAACCTGTGTAAAGCTTTCCAGCACTAGTACAAGCTAAGCCGTGGCAAAACGAGAGGCAGGTTTGGCTCAGGATCAGAGCTAAGTGAAAAGGTTACGACTGCTGCGAGTAATCTTTAGAAGTGGCCTTCAAAGCACTAAGTCCCCACAAAAACAGATCATATGACCTTTTGGgtaaaagaaatgtttggtcAATAGCAGCACCTCTTACATGACAGAACGGCTCAGAGTTTGtcctgtaaataataaaaggtATCCACTGCTCTTTTTGTCCAGCATAAAGAGATAGACATCTAACACTTGGTAAAACACACATACCTGTGCACTAAATAATTGTTAACAAAAAATGAGAATAGCCAGGCCAGCCCATCTGCTGGGGCCATGTAAACCAAACCGTCAAAGCCACTTCCTTTTATGGTTgcgctctctgtctctgtacgGGTACATCATTTTGGTTACAACAGACCCATGTAAACACGctatagatttattttttccttggACCTAACGAAAggccaaaaaaataagaagtaaatgttaaacatttagCACGTTTTAGAAAATGTGTCTTATTTATGAAATTTACAATTTGGAAACGAAATCAATCATATATCAAGGAGGAAACCTTCATTGGCCTAACtcataaaaactaaatactaaCCACAGCAAAGCAGGTACACGCTAATTTACATCATTCACATtaatgcagctgtttttttcacaataactcaacaaattaaaattcaaatgatCAAAATATCTTTCACTTCTGAGggaacataagaaaaaaaaggctaatgGTTGTGTTGGAAAACCAAAGAACCACAGGCACACTCAACTCCACTCCTGTTACGGTTGTGTCCACTTGTTGAGTGTGAATGTAATAACTAGATGCATAGAGCTCATTTCAGATGAGATCCTTTGTTTGCGCTGGTAAGAAGCATTCAAAAACTCCTCACTTTGCTATGTGATGACTATGATAAAGTAAACTCCAACAGGGATAAGCTCTTTCACATACTAAATACTGGTGACACATGGCACCATGCAATGAATGCATTTCTTCACTGAGCCTGTTTCAACGACATTTGTGAAGAACTGCTGCTAGTTGAACATTTTTTCCTGGTGAAAAAATTCAAGTCTTCTTGTCTTAACACATCCGCATTCAACAACACACTCCATGCTATCATGCATAACACTGTAATGTGGGTCCTAAACATTACTAATAtgctaaaataaatagaaactaaTATCAAGATGTGTCTTCAGTGGACTTAGTATACAATTAAAGCAGGTAGTAATTATCAACAAAGTTTTAATATCTTGGTGAGATTCGTCCTTATAGATGCAGTGAAACTCATacacatttgaaaaatgttGGCTGGTTACCAATGTCATGTCATGTGTTTCAAATGTGCTTTaccagaaaaaaatctgttcaatGTACTAAGCAAAAGCTCACATCACCTAACTGCTGCTAAACAAACATGGCCCAGCGAATGTTGACATTACTGTAAGGCTACAGCCCCACCTAAGCATGAACTGAGCTAGTTAAACATTTCCTAAGAAATCTGTTGCGCAACATTCATAATGCATACATATGTATGACTGTATAGCCTATATAATCCAAGAAGGAAATAGTAGCAATTTAAATTAGATGTGCATAAAATGATGGAATAGCATAGTGGCTCAACAGTCTAACTTACTTTGATCAGAAAAACTGCACTATTGATAGACACTCTTGTTTAAAGCCTTCACGCTGCCTTTCTTCTGTATTGGCGCGCGACTGTGTTTACAGgcaattttaaataaacttttttggCAAAAGACACTGAATGACTTTGAATCAATCCAGCGGTCACATAACTTGCAAGCACCCTGTAAATTAGAAATACGCATTAAGCCAATGTAAATATGAGTATAAACTCAAATACAGCTTTGCAGAAAAAGCTAATGTGTGTCCATCAACACTACCACAACTCCACCATAAAGTGCTACTCGAACTTCCCACATAGGGACTAATGAAGTTTCCATTAAGGATATCTTGGGCCCATCTGCTAATGCCAGTGCATTTAGGCCTGTTCTCCTTTGTTTATCCATTACAATGGCTTTATGATCAAATAAGACAGGCACCAATGTTGGCTAATCAGAGTATACAATAAAACACGTGTGTaaagcaaacagactcaagtgCTGTGATGTGACTGAAAGCGGCACAGATTCAAATAATATTCGAAAGGATCCAACGCCAGTGTCGCTGCTTGACAGTGCGTTATTACACCAGCAGGGAGGAATAACAACTCAGAAATGATCTGGCCTGTGAGCAGTGATAATCACCCGTGTGATATGGTAAGCAAAATTGCAAAACACAGAGGTGAGTTGGCAGCTACTGCTACTACACAGCACTCCACATGATCCAGCTAGCTTTGATGGATACGTGTGCCACTGACAAATCCTTGGAAACAGATTACCGACAAAACCGAAGCTACCAGGTCAGGAAGTCAAGATGCCTTGCAAGATTAATAAATTTACATAACACGATAATCATGGAAAAACAATGAGATTGTTGGCATTGTGGGGTCGTTGGCGTGATAGTTGTAACCTGACGGTAACGTTACAGTGATACTGCGTTAACGTTGTGACTGCTGACCTAACATCATCAACTAgccaaggaataaaaataataataattatactaATATTGGTCTCATGTTAGCGAAACCGTCCGTGACACTGACGAAAAACACCTACATTGAATAGTTCAACAGACTGATCTTCCAGATGAACAAATTACAAGAGCAAAGGCAGCCAAAGCGACTGACAACAAGGCAGGAAATAAACAGAGCTAAGCTAAACGTCAACAGCAAAGCAAACGTCCGTTATGCCAGACTGCTAACGTCAGCTAGCAAGCAACTTAGCCCAAAAGCTAACACGATTTTAGCCAGCGATTTTCTCGCAAAATGGAGAATAACGCCACGTTCGTCGTGGCATAACAAAATGCTGCTACGTCAATAGACGGCACAGGGGGTGTCAGTGTTTTTCGCGTAGATCTTTACTCCCCAAATCCGGGGGTTAGCTTGATTTGAAGCTGAACAGTGAGCGTAGCGTAGGCCCGAGCAGAGCGAGCAGTCCGCCGTGACTTCGACCGAGAGGAGAATCTCTGCTGCAGCCAGCTGGGCGCAATCACACACCCAACGAGGAACAGCCGGCGGAGGCAGCTGATATCCCAAGCCGAGCACACACTGAAGGCGCACGGGGTGCGGATTCACTGCAACACAGTACCCAAGCGTCGTTCCCGTGTTGAATATTATccgaggaaaaaaagaaaacactctgaAAAACAGCGGCCATTCCGAAGCTGAACAAAAGAGTACGTTCGTACTTGCCACCGCAAAATGACACTTGAGCGATACACGCGCCGCAACAAGAGGCTGGCGAAAGTAGTATCTATTGAATGTTGCTTTGGCGCGACGTGGTACTAAAACGCGAAGGTTTAATCTGATAAAATAGCAGTTTTACCTTCAGAGGTGTGACTCCGCCATCCttgctgcttcctcctcttttcctacACTGCTGctccgctcccctccctccccggaCACCAAACTGCGTCATTCGCACGCCTAACCAATGTTATCACGAGACTTTGAAATACAATCAAATCTtcaacatttcatatttttatacacTAATTGGAAAAGGTCTAATAGGCCTAATAagtttaatcattattattattgccagCGCTTACAAAAGAGTAAACGTTGAGCTTTGTAtgttacataataataataataataataatactttaaatgtattgttattattgttattatttctgtatttatcgTACACTAGTAAATGACTTGATTTGcatttaataacaacaacaacaacaatattaataataataattaattataatacaAGTGgcctttttttctaaatgattaATTGGAGGTTTAgggttttaggtttttatttggaacatctgtgggtaaTGCACTCTTGAAACTCATGGCGACAGACCAGACTCTTTACTGTATTGCAGTAAATAGTGTACAATATTCCTAGCATAAATACGAAATACTCAATATAGTAGGCCTACGTACTTTCCTATGgttgtaataaaaatacataatttgcAATGCTATATCTAGACATGATTTAAACCTGTGAAGAATAGTACAGTGACAGAAGGTCAGAATGACAACTTTTAGTGACTATCCTATGACTATGCCATTTGAGTTTAGCTGACTGTCCCGGAGCTGCCTGTAGGTGTCCGTATAACACTGGACAAGTAAAATAAAGCGCAGAAGAAGGTCACGTGACACTCGCGGAAGGGTTGGCTTGACAACTGCTGTAATCTCTACCTGGCGCTAAGGGCAGGATTGACTGAATGAAAGaatcacatttatattcattgaCGAAAAAGGTGACCTAATATTCTGTATTTTAGACATAGAAATTGTATGTGAGAAACTGTTTGATCAAAGAAAACGTACCGTTAATTTACCTACTTTGCTAGCGTGTATTGCGTGCTAAACCTAACAAGCGTTTGAGCTAAGAGGCTAACTCCAGCATTAAACGGATCAACAACTCAGCTGGTCATTTTGCTTCTATGTTTATGGCCACATAGGCGGACATGTACCAATATTAACACGAATACATCAACGCTATCTGGTGTAAATGTAATCCGTTTATTAAATACACGATACCTTGAAATATTACATCGAAAAACAATGTTAACATTTTGCAGTTCCACGGATAAGCCACAGGATAGCTGCTTCCGTATTGACTGCACAGAGACGAGTAAATGTTTCAATTAGTGCAAACCATATTttcaatttgtattttattatgttcTCTGTTACCGGATCTGTATTAGCAACATCGCTCTCTATATGCCGACGCTGCTGTGTGTTACAAATCGTGGTTTGCACACAACTGAATTATTCTGTTCCTTGAATCGATAAATTATGTTAGAAGTGCGTCATATTTAACTATTATGCTTACCTTTCAGCAAGCACTCAGAAGACATAATGCCAGAAGTCAAGTCAACATTCCGAGAGGTTCTGCCTAAACAAGGTTAGTAGCTCAGCAGCTAGCAGTTTGGACTGCAGTGGTTACAAAAGGTTGTCTGTGGAGCCCAATACAACACGTCAGCTGTTTAGAAAATGCAAAAGCTTGCAAAATTGGGTGCTGTGTGCTCCCTCTTTACCGACTCGTTTATAGCTTAAAaccattaaatatttttagCCAGTATCCGGAATTGATAATAGTGTACttatagtaatagtaataacaCGTTAAATATGTTATATGCTCTCGGCCAGATGTTTTAACTATCCAGATGTTGCAAGCAGTGAGACAAATTGGTAACAAATTACAATcaagtgaaacagaaataataataaaaaaaaaatattagcgCTACCAAACAAGTGAGTCTCCACACATTACAGGGCTGTGAACGTAACATTGgatatgtaaaaaaaactgcGGATCAGTTTTTCCACGCTGCTTAACCAATTGCAGTATCTTATTTAGTGGAGAGAATTTATCACTGCTAATATGCTGGATGTTTTCTGAGACATAGCACCAATACAGCCAAGATTTAATGTAGAAATGTGAgaattaatgtttgtttgtttttttccaacatcCACAGGGCAGCTTTCCATGGAGGATGTCCCCACCATGATTCTGTGTAAACCAAAGTTGCTCCCACTCAAATCAGTCACTCtagaaaaactggaaaagatGCAGTTGGAGGCTCAAGAGGCTGTCAAACAGCAAGAGGTGGCGTCAAAGGAGCAGACACAGTAGATCCAATGGAAGAGTCGTAAGAACAGAGATAGTCAAATGCAGCAAATGGATGACACAAGCACAGGTTTAAGAGTGTTTGTATGGACAGCGACTTGCAAGGTCATGAAGCTACTAATATGTGGCTTCTCAGAGCAGAAGAGCTCAGGAAGAGGTGGGACACCACTCTTTAAGTCTTGCTGTTCTTTAGTCATTGTTGAATGATTGACAGCATGTTGTTAGGAAGGATTACATCCATGACTTGTGT
The nucleotide sequence above comes from Mugil cephalus isolate CIBA_MC_2020 chromosome 2, CIBA_Mcephalus_1.1, whole genome shotgun sequence. Encoded proteins:
- the shoc2 gene encoding leucine-rich repeat protein SHOC-2; amino-acid sequence: MSSTLGKEKDSKEKDPKGGPAGKEREKEAKALASLVKDGGKEAKTKGKDAKEGKKDTSSSTPGVAFSVDNTIKRPNPAPGTRKKSSNAEVIKELNKCREENSMRLDLSKRSIHMLPTSIKELTQLAELYLYSNKLQSLPAEVGCLSGLVTLALSENSLTSLPDSLDCLKMLRMLDLRHNKLREIPAVVYRLTSLTTLYLRFNRITTVEKDIRNLSKLTMLSIRENKIKQLPAEIGELCSLITLDVAHNQLEHLPKEIGNCTQITNLDLQHNELLDLPETIGNLASINRLGLRYNRLSAIPKSLATCRELEELNLENNNISVLPEGLLSSLVNLTSLTLARNCFQSYPVGGPSQFSTIYSLNMEHNRINKIPFGIFSRAKVLSKLNMKDNQLTSLPLDFGTWTTMVELNLATNQLTKIPEDVCGLVSLEVLILSNNLLKKLPHGIGNLRKLRELDLEENKLECLPNEIAYLKDLQKLVLTNNQLTTLPRGIGHLTNLTHLGLGENLLQHLPEEIGTLENLEELYLNDNPNLHSLPFELALCSKLSIMSIENCPLTHLPPQIVAGGPSFIIQFLKMQGPYRAMV